The genome window GGTTTTTGAGTCCGTGTTCTTCATGGATTGGCCCACCGTTGCCGTGAATGACAGGAATGCTCATTCCGACACGTAAATCGCCGACGACATCAGGCGCATCATCGCCCACGGTTGCCCGTTATCGCGCATCTGCACGCGGTACCACGCGCCGGCGGGGGCGTCGTCATCGAGCGTGTAGTGCACGTCGGCGTTATAGTCGTGATCGGCAAAGCGCGCGATCTCCTCGCCGTTGCGGATCACCTGCACCGGCCCCTTGGCGTGCTTGATGTCGATTTGCAGCGTGACGGTTCCGGGCGGCACCTCGTCGCCGAGCATGGCCTCGAAGATCCCATCGCCGTCGCCGTCGGCGCGGAAATCGAGTTCGGGACGGCCGTCGAAGGTCAGGAGATCAGCCTGCGTGATGTACGTGCGCCCGCGGCGGATGCCGTCGAGGATGCCGGGCACCGACAGCGACTGTGCGTACACCACCGTGGCCGGCGTGATGTGAAACGCAGGGCCGTAGTGGACGTCGCCGCCGCCGACCGCGCCGATGCGGTGGCCCTCGTTCAGCAGGTCCTCCCACAACGCGACCGACGGCTCGTTGGTCGATTCGTTGAACAGCCAGAAGATGTTCCAGATCTCGATGGTGTCGAGTTCCGCGAACAGATCGGGGGCGAGGGCGAAGAGCGCATCCCAATCGTCTTTGTCCCCGCCGTAGTGATTGAGCGACTGCACGCCACCCTGAAGCCGGGCCTGCCGCCACGACAGGCGGATGTCGTCCGGCGTGTTGGACGCCGCGTCCTGCAAGGTGCGGATGCCCCACATGTTGGCGTGACCACCGGCGCCACCCCACTCGATGCCGGGCAGGAGCAGCAGTCCGTCCTGATCCCACGCGGGATCGAACGGCGCTTCGAAGACGTCGTGATCGGTGATGGCGAGAAACTCGAGCCCGGCCTTGCGCGCCGCGCCGATCTGCCACGCGAGCCGCGCCACGCTGTCGTGGCTGTATTCGGTGTGGATGTGCAGATCGCCGATGTACCAGCCGGGCTCGGGGTTCCACACGCCGAGATCGAGGTCGAATCGCGGCAGGTCCGGGACCGAAGAGGGGTCCGCCGGGTCCGTGCCCGCCGCGTCTTCGTCCACGTCCTCCGCTCCGTCGCCGTCGCGGTCGGCGTCCTCGTCGTTGGGTGTGCCGTCGCCGTCCATGTCGGGGTCCGAGGCGTTGCCGATGCCGTCGCGGTCGCTGTCCAGACTGTCCGCGGGATTGTTCGGGCAGTGGTCCCAGCCGTTGGGCACGCCATCGCCGTCCGCGTCGGTCCCTTCGAGATCGACCTCGCCCGTCAGAAAGTACGCGCAGAAGTCATCGGCGTACGGGCCGGTGTCGTCGTCATCGAGCGTGTCGTCGTCCGAAACGTCGTCGTCGGTCGTGTCGTCATCGACGTCATCGTCGGCCACATCGTCGTCGGTCGTGTCGTCATCGGTCGCCGTGTCGTCATCCGTCGTATCGTCATCCGACGAAGCCGAGGAGTCGGAGTCATCGTCGTCACCGCCGCAACCGACCATCGCAAGCGACATGCCCGCGATGATGGCCGGCACCAGGAGGCGGTGGAGGGAACCGGAGATCTCGAACAACTGCGACAAACGATCACCCACGATCATGGCAACCGCCCATGCGAAGCGGGTCCGCGTCCGCGCGATTCGGAAGCGACGATTCCCGCGAGTTTCAACGATCGAATCGACCGTGAGGCACGGCGGCACGCCCTGTCAAGCCGCCGCGGCTCGCCGCCGAACCGACTTGACGCGTCGCGCCAACACGCTTAATTTTCGCGGCCTGTTCACGGACCGAATTGGGGTCGAACCGGGCCGGTGCCACGCGCCGCGCCGCGGCATTTGAACGGCGGCATCGGAGCCGCGAAATTTGAGGTGGGAAATGGCCGAAAACGGCACGTTCCGGGTGCTCGTCAGCGATTCGTTCAGCGA of Deltaproteobacteria bacterium contains these proteins:
- a CDS encoding CehA/McbA family metallohydrolase; protein product: MIVGDRLSQLFEISGSLHRLLVPAIIAGMSLAMVGCGGDDDDSDSSASSDDDTTDDDTATDDDTTDDDVADDDVDDDTTDDDVSDDDTLDDDDTGPYADDFCAYFLTGEVDLEGTDADGDGVPNGWDHCPNNPADSLDSDRDGIGNASDPDMDGDGTPNDEDADRDGDGAEDVDEDAAGTDPADPSSVPDLPRFDLDLGVWNPEPGWYIGDLHIHTEYSHDSVARLAWQIGAARKAGLEFLAITDHDVFEAPFDPAWDQDGLLLLPGIEWGGAGGHANMWGIRTLQDAASNTPDDIRLSWRQARLQGGVQSLNHYGGDKDDWDALFALAPDLFAELDTIEIWNIFWLFNESTNEPSVALWEDLLNEGHRIGAVGGGDVHYGPAFHITPATVVYAQSLSVPGILDGIRRGRTYITQADLLTFDGRPELDFRADGDGDGIFEAMLGDEVPPGTVTLQIDIKHAKGPVQVIRNGEEIARFADHDYNADVHYTLDDDAPAGAWYRVQMRDNGQPWAMMRLMSSAIYVSE